In Vibrio gangliei, a single window of DNA contains:
- a CDS encoding cation:proton antiporter family protein, which translates to MDILFIIAAFLSGFIALNLKLPPLVGFLVAGFGLQYAGFQTTELISGLSDVGVILLLFSIGLKLDIKTLMAKEIWASATLHNILSTLFFALALLAFKFLGITLFANIDHSQLLLLAFVLSFSSTVFAIKSLEEKGNMNSTFAMISIGILVMQDIFAVLFLTISTGKIPEWYAIALFALPFIRPLFYKVLDKCGHGEMLVSYGFFMALVVGAGIFKLVGMKADLGALVVGMLLAGHYKASELSKSLFNIKELFLVCFFLSIGLSNTPTVDGFILALLLMLLLPIKGVLYFIVINLFKFRVRTSLLASLTLLNYSEFGLIVSGIAFKMGWLPGEMMVAIAIAVSLSFIIAAPINNMSNKIYRYTSNWLREQADEQLHLKDKRINPGNAQVLILGMGRIGTGAYDEIRTRYGKISLGIETRADVVGTHRSSGRNVIHGDATDSDFWERILDIANVKLVLLAMPHHKGNQFALEQLRARDYQGQIAAIAEYPDQVTEMIESGVDAAFNIYNEAGAGFARHVCDKLNPQFKVMQIGDWDKSKDLTES; encoded by the coding sequence ATGGATATTTTGTTTATTATTGCGGCCTTTCTGTCCGGATTTATCGCTCTCAACCTGAAACTTCCACCTTTAGTCGGTTTTCTTGTCGCAGGTTTTGGTCTGCAATACGCTGGCTTTCAAACCACAGAATTGATCTCAGGATTATCGGATGTAGGCGTTATCTTACTGCTGTTTAGTATTGGTCTGAAACTCGATATAAAAACGTTAATGGCGAAAGAAATTTGGGCCAGTGCTACGTTGCATAATATTCTCTCCACACTCTTTTTTGCATTAGCACTACTTGCGTTTAAATTTCTTGGCATCACTCTATTTGCCAACATTGATCATTCTCAGTTATTACTGTTGGCCTTTGTTTTATCCTTCTCAAGCACGGTTTTTGCCATCAAGAGCCTGGAAGAAAAAGGCAACATGAACTCGACTTTTGCCATGATTTCGATTGGCATTCTGGTCATGCAAGATATTTTCGCAGTGTTATTTCTCACCATTTCAACAGGAAAAATCCCAGAATGGTATGCGATAGCATTATTCGCACTGCCTTTTATCCGCCCCCTCTTCTATAAAGTATTAGATAAATGTGGACATGGCGAAATGCTGGTGTCATACGGGTTTTTCATGGCGCTCGTCGTGGGTGCGGGTATCTTTAAGCTGGTTGGGATGAAGGCAGATTTAGGTGCATTGGTCGTTGGTATGCTACTAGCGGGTCACTACAAAGCGTCTGAGTTATCTAAGTCACTGTTTAATATCAAAGAGCTATTCTTAGTCTGCTTCTTCCTCAGCATTGGTTTATCTAACACCCCAACGGTTGACGGTTTCATTTTAGCGTTGTTGTTAATGCTGCTGCTTCCGATTAAAGGTGTATTGTACTTTATCGTCATTAACCTATTTAAATTCCGTGTGCGAACGTCTTTGCTGGCTTCACTCACCTTGTTGAACTACAGCGAGTTTGGCCTAATTGTATCTGGCATCGCTTTTAAAATGGGCTGGTTACCTGGTGAAATGATGGTAGCGATTGCCATCGCAGTCTCATTGTCATTTATTATTGCCGCACCGATAAACAACATGAGCAATAAAATTTACCGCTATACGTCGAATTGGTTACGTGAACAAGCAGATGAACAACTGCATTTAAAAGATAAGCGCATCAACCCAGGAAACGCTCAAGTCTTAATTTTAGGCATGGGACGAATTGGTACGGGGGCTTATGACGAAATACGTACCCGCTACGGCAAAATCAGTCTAGGTATTGAAACTCGCGCCGATGTCGTTGGCACTCATAGAAGCAGTGGACGTAATGTGATTCACGGTGATGCGACCGACTCAGATTTTTGGGAGCGTATATTAGATATCGCCAACGTTAAATTAGTGCTTTTGGCCATGCCGCACCATAAGGGTAATCAGTTCGCCTTAGAGCAATTAAGAGCGCGAGATTACCAAGGTCAAATCGCTGCGATTGCAGAGTATCCAGACCAAGTAACAGAGATGATCGAATCGGGTGTCGACGCTGCTTTTAATATTTACAACGAAGCCGGTGCTGGTTTTGCTCGCCACGTCTGTGACAAATTAAATCCACAATTTAAAGTGATGCAAATAGGTGACTGGGATAAATCCAAGGATCTGACTGAATCCTAG
- the nagC gene encoding DNA-binding transcriptional regulator NagC: protein MNGGQIGNVDLVKQLNSAAVYRLIDQQGPISRIQVADVSQLAPASVTKITRQLLERGLIKEVAQQASTGGRRAISLTTETAPFHSIAIRLGRDYIQLSIYDLSGFELAKQHSPFKYDKQQDLLDGLVLHTQAFIRQNTDILDQLIAIGVTLPGLVNPETGVVEYMPNTEIDNLSLGKLLSDTFEVETFVGNDIRGLALAEHYFGASKDSQDSILVSVYRGTGAGIIVNGQVFLGSNRNVGEIGHIQIEPLGDRCQCGNFGCLETIASNPAIIAHVESRLEQGYPSSLAKLDTLTMANICDHANQGDELAVQALTRVGHYLGKAIAMTVNLFNPQKIIIAGELVKSKDIIFQAIQRNIENHSLTTFHKNLPIVESQLYLQPTIGAFAMIKRAMLNGVLLQKLLEE from the coding sequence ATGAATGGCGGACAAATTGGTAATGTAGACTTAGTTAAACAGCTTAATAGTGCGGCTGTATATCGATTAATAGACCAACAAGGCCCTATTTCTCGAATACAAGTTGCCGATGTCAGCCAATTAGCTCCCGCCAGTGTCACAAAAATTACGCGTCAACTTTTAGAACGCGGGTTAATCAAAGAAGTTGCGCAGCAAGCCTCTACGGGAGGACGACGCGCAATTTCTTTAACTACAGAAACCGCACCATTCCACTCAATCGCTATTCGTCTTGGCCGTGACTATATTCAGCTCAGTATCTATGACTTAAGTGGTTTTGAACTCGCCAAGCAACACTCTCCGTTCAAATACGATAAACAACAAGATTTGCTTGATGGCCTGGTTTTACACACCCAAGCCTTTATTCGTCAGAACACTGATATCCTTGATCAATTAATCGCCATTGGCGTTACCCTGCCCGGCTTAGTTAACCCTGAAACCGGCGTGGTGGAATACATGCCGAATACTGAAATTGATAACCTTTCTTTAGGGAAATTATTAAGTGACACTTTCGAGGTAGAAACATTTGTTGGCAACGATATCAGAGGTCTAGCATTAGCAGAACATTATTTTGGTGCCAGTAAAGATAGCCAGGATTCCATTTTAGTCAGTGTTTATCGCGGTACTGGTGCGGGTATTATTGTGAACGGGCAAGTTTTTCTTGGTTCTAACCGTAACGTTGGTGAAATTGGTCATATTCAAATAGAACCGCTTGGTGATCGCTGCCAATGTGGTAATTTCGGGTGTTTAGAGACGATTGCATCTAACCCCGCTATTATTGCACATGTTGAGTCACGTTTAGAGCAAGGCTATCCGTCAAGTTTGGCTAAGTTAGACACATTAACTATGGCTAACATTTGCGACCATGCCAACCAAGGTGATGAACTTGCCGTACAGGCACTTACCCGTGTTGGTCACTACCTTGGTAAAGCAATTGCCATGACAGTCAACTTATTCAACCCGCAAAAAATCATTATTGCAGGGGAATTAGTGAAATCAAAAGACATCATTTTCCAAGCAATTCAACGTAATATTGAAAATCACTCACTGACCACATTCCATAAGAACTTACCTATTGTTGAGTCTCAACTATACTTGCAACCGACTATCGGTGCGTTTGCCATGATAAAACGTGCAATGCTCAATGGGGTTTTGCTGCAGAAACTACTGGAAGAATAG
- the nagA gene encoding N-acetylglucosamine-6-phosphate deacetylase — protein MYALINAKIYTGHDVLTGHAVVVDNDQIQSVVLQEELSPEIEKIDLQGANLSPGFIDLQLNGCGGVMLNDDITAEAMQIMHNANLKSGCTSFLPTLITSSNEDMQHAIAAARDYHQRYQNQSLGLHLEGPYLNVLKKGIHRPDFIRKSDDEMIQTICDNHDVIAKVTLAPEQNSPSHIRHLRDAGIVVSIGHTNATYKEARESFANGITFATHLFNAMTPMVGREPGVVGAIYDTPEVYAGIIADGFHVDYANIRIAHKVKGDKLVLVTDATAPAGADMDHFIFVGKKVYYRDGKCVDENGTLGGSALTMIEAVQNTVEHVGIALDEALRMATLYPARAIGVDNKLGQIKPGTVANLTVFDRDFKVKATVVNGQYEQT, from the coding sequence ATGTATGCTCTGATTAATGCAAAAATCTATACCGGTCATGACGTACTTACAGGGCACGCGGTTGTTGTTGATAATGACCAAATTCAATCAGTTGTTTTGCAAGAAGAACTGAGCCCCGAGATTGAAAAAATTGATCTTCAAGGGGCTAACTTAAGCCCTGGCTTTATTGACTTACAACTCAACGGCTGTGGTGGTGTCATGCTTAATGACGACATTACCGCAGAGGCTATGCAAATTATGCATAACGCCAACTTAAAGTCGGGTTGTACCAGTTTCTTACCGACCTTAATCACGTCTTCAAACGAAGATATGCAACATGCGATTGCTGCCGCTCGTGACTACCACCAGCGCTATCAAAATCAATCGCTTGGTTTGCACCTAGAAGGTCCTTATCTGAACGTTTTGAAGAAAGGTATTCATCGTCCTGATTTTATTCGTAAATCTGACGATGAAATGATCCAAACCATTTGCGATAACCATGATGTTATTGCTAAAGTGACGCTGGCTCCTGAACAAAACTCACCGTCACACATTCGACACTTGCGCGATGCGGGTATTGTGGTTTCAATTGGACACACTAATGCCACGTACAAAGAAGCTCGCGAAAGCTTTGCAAATGGAATCACATTTGCCACTCACCTTTTTAACGCGATGACACCTATGGTTGGTCGTGAACCAGGTGTTGTTGGTGCAATTTATGACACACCAGAAGTTTATGCTGGCATCATCGCTGATGGTTTCCATGTAGACTATGCAAACATCCGAATTGCACACAAAGTAAAAGGCGATAAGTTAGTATTAGTGACGGATGCCACAGCTCCAGCAGGCGCTGACATGGATCACTTTATTTTTGTTGGTAAGAAAGTATATTACCGAGATGGAAAGTGTGTAGATGAAAATGGCACACTTGGTGGTTCAGCTTTAACCATGATTGAAGCAGTACAAAATACAGTTGAACATGTAGGAATCGCTTTAGACGAAGCACTTCGTATGGCTACTCTTTACCCGGCTCGAGCAATTGGAGTGGATAATAAACTTGGCCAGATCAAACCAGGAACGGTAGCAAACCTGACCGTGTTTGATCGTGACTTCAAAGTCAAAGCGACGGTTGTTAACGGACAATACGAGCAGACATAG
- the nagB gene encoding glucosamine-6-phosphate deaminase has protein sequence MRLIPLENANEVGLWSARHIINKINKFKPTEDRPFVLGLPTGGTPLNTYKQLIKLHKEGEVSFKHVVTFNMDEYVGLAADHPESYRSFMYENFFNHVDIQEKNINLLNGNTDDHEAECKRYEDKIKSYGRINLFMGGVGNDGHIAFNEPASSLSSRTRIKTLTEDTRIANSRFFGGDINQVPKYSLTIGVGTLLDSEEVMILITGHNKALALQAAVEGSVNHLWTVSALQLHAKSVIVCDEPSTQELKVKTVKYFKELEAENIKNLK, from the coding sequence GTGAGACTCATTCCACTAGAAAACGCAAATGAAGTTGGCTTATGGTCAGCTCGTCACATTATTAATAAAATCAACAAGTTCAAACCAACAGAAGACCGTCCTTTTGTTCTTGGATTGCCGACTGGCGGAACACCTCTGAACACCTATAAGCAGTTAATTAAGCTACATAAAGAAGGTGAAGTTAGCTTCAAGCATGTTGTTACTTTCAACATGGATGAATACGTTGGCTTAGCGGCCGATCACCCTGAATCATATCGTTCATTTATGTACGAGAACTTCTTCAATCACGTTGATATTCAAGAGAAAAACATTAACTTACTCAATGGTAATACTGATGACCATGAAGCTGAGTGCAAACGTTATGAAGATAAAATCAAATCATACGGCCGCATTAACTTATTCATGGGTGGTGTGGGCAATGATGGACATATTGCTTTCAATGAACCAGCTTCCTCATTATCATCACGCACTCGTATTAAAACATTGACGGAAGACACCAGAATTGCAAATTCACGTTTCTTTGGTGGTGATATTAATCAAGTTCCAAAATACTCTTTAACTATCGGTGTAGGCACATTGCTGGATTCCGAAGAAGTGATGATTTTGATCACTGGCCACAACAAAGCGCTGGCACTTCAAGCGGCGGTTGAAGGTTCAGTAAATCATTTATGGACGGTATCAGCTCTCCAACTTCACGCTAAATCTGTCATTGTCTGTGATGAACCGTCAACTCAAGAACTTAAAGTAAAAACCGTTAAATACTTTAAAGAGCTTGAAGCTGAAAACATTAAGAATCTGAAATAA
- the nagE gene encoding N-acetylglucosamine-specific PTS transporter subunit IIBC: MNILGYAQRLGKALMLPIATLPVAALLLRLGQPDLLDIAFMASAGNAIFSQLPLLFGLGIAIGLSKDGAGAAGLAGAVAYFVLTATAQQINADVNMSFFGGIFAGIIAGHCYNAFHATRLPEWLAFFSGRRLVPIMAGLVALVAGAVFGVVWPMVQHGLDALAHGISTSGAIGQFIYGTLNRALIPVGLHHVLNSYFWFGMGSCQEVMVTATGAFSNIHQLCVDPAIAKTLVVGQEHTFTFNNAVTPEITAVVDSVKETIKTGDLNRYFGGDKSAGVFMNGFFPIMMFGLPGGALAMYLAAPAERRGQVAGALFSVAFCSFLTGITEPLEFMFMFLAPGLYAVHAVLTGLSLVVANMFGTLHGFGFSAGLIDFVLNWGLATKPVTLLIIGLCFGVAYFFIFSFLIRAFNMKTPGREEEETVAADKSQKGSGAVARQYLKALGGHANVTTIDACITRLRLTLKDRSIVDETVLKKLGAKGVVKLGENNLQVILGPLAEIVAGEMKEIPASDDLSDVVLP, from the coding sequence GTGAATATACTTGGATACGCGCAAAGACTAGGTAAAGCGTTAATGCTACCTATCGCGACATTACCTGTTGCGGCGCTTTTATTACGTTTGGGTCAACCTGACCTGTTAGATATCGCCTTTATGGCGTCGGCTGGTAATGCGATTTTTAGTCAATTACCGTTATTGTTTGGTTTAGGTATTGCAATCGGTCTGTCGAAAGATGGTGCGGGTGCGGCAGGTCTTGCGGGTGCGGTAGCGTACTTTGTTCTGACTGCAACGGCGCAACAAATTAATGCTGATGTGAATATGTCATTCTTCGGCGGTATCTTCGCAGGTATCATTGCGGGTCACTGTTATAACGCTTTCCATGCGACTCGTTTGCCTGAATGGTTGGCTTTCTTCTCTGGTCGTCGTTTAGTGCCAATCATGGCTGGTCTTGTTGCGCTAGTTGCCGGTGCGGTGTTCGGTGTTGTTTGGCCAATGGTTCAACATGGTCTTGATGCGCTTGCTCACGGTATTTCAACCTCTGGTGCGATTGGACAATTTATTTACGGTACATTAAACCGTGCGCTAATTCCTGTTGGCCTTCATCATGTTCTTAACTCTTACTTCTGGTTCGGCATGGGTTCATGTCAAGAAGTGATGGTGACAGCAACGGGTGCATTCTCTAATATCCACCAACTTTGTGTTGACCCAGCGATTGCTAAAACACTCGTTGTTGGTCAAGAGCACACGTTTACTTTCAATAATGCAGTGACTCCTGAAATCACAGCGGTTGTTGATAGTGTGAAAGAAACTATCAAAACTGGTGATTTGAACCGTTACTTCGGTGGTGACAAATCTGCAGGCGTATTCATGAATGGCTTCTTCCCAATCATGATGTTCGGTCTACCTGGTGGCGCATTAGCCATGTACTTAGCAGCGCCTGCTGAGCGTCGTGGTCAAGTTGCTGGTGCTTTATTCTCTGTAGCATTCTGTTCATTCCTAACGGGGATCACAGAGCCGCTAGAGTTCATGTTTATGTTCCTAGCTCCTGGACTATACGCAGTACACGCTGTACTAACTGGCTTGTCTCTTGTTGTGGCTAACATGTTCGGTACACTGCATGGTTTCGGCTTCTCTGCTGGTCTGATTGACTTCGTGTTGAACTGGGGTCTTGCAACTAAGCCTGTTACCTTGCTTATCATTGGTCTATGTTTCGGTGTTGCTTACTTCTTCATCTTTAGCTTCCTAATCCGTGCTTTCAACATGAAAACACCGGGTCGCGAAGAAGAAGAGACAGTCGCGGCTGATAAATCTCAGAAAGGTTCTGGTGCGGTAGCACGTCAATACCTAAAAGCGTTAGGTGGCCATGCGAATGTAACGACTATTGATGCTTGTATTACTCGCCTACGTTTAACTCTGAAAGACCGTTCAATTGTTGATGAAACGGTACTGAAAAAGTTAGGTGCTAAAGGTGTTGTAAAACTGGGTGAAAATAACCTTCAAGTTATCCTTGGCCCATTGGCTGAAATCGTTGCTGGTGAGATGAAAGAAATCCCAGCATCAGATGACTTATCGGATGTGGTATTGCCATAA
- the glnS gene encoding glutamine--tRNA ligase, whose product MSEAEARPSNFIRQIIDKDLADGKHTGIHTRFPPEPNGYLHIGHAKSICLNFGLAQDYQGKCNLRFDDTNPAKEDIEYVESIKADVNWLGFQWDGDICYSSNYFDALYGYAVELIEKGLAYVDELSPDEIREYRGTLKEPGKNSPYRDRSVEENLALFEKMRNGEFEEGKACLRAKIDMASSFIVMRDPVLYRVRFIEHHQTGDKWCIYPMYDFTHCISDALEGITHSLCTLEFQDNRRLYDWVLENITIDCQPHQYEFSRLNLEYTVMSKRKLNQLVTEKLVNGWDDPRMPTISGLRRRGFTPNSIREFCSRIGVTKQDNMIEFSSLEACIREDLNENAARAMAVLDPVKVVIENFDGEETLTIANHPNKPEMGSREVPFTKEVWIEADDFREEANKKYKRLVLGKEVRLRGAYVIQANRIEKDSDGNVTTIYCTYDPETLGKNPADGRKVKGVIHWVSASKGVEADVRLYDRLFTVPNPAAADDFAATINPDSLIVKKAYVEPSLANAEAGVGFQFERTGYFCLDSKDSTPEHLVFNRTVGLRDTWAKIDNQD is encoded by the coding sequence ATGAGTGAAGCTGAGGCTCGACCATCCAACTTTATCCGCCAAATTATTGACAAGGATCTAGCGGATGGCAAACACACTGGGATTCATACTCGTTTCCCGCCTGAACCGAATGGTTATCTGCATATTGGCCATGCGAAATCTATCTGCTTAAACTTCGGTTTGGCACAAGATTACCAGGGAAAGTGTAACCTTCGCTTTGATGATACTAACCCTGCGAAAGAAGACATCGAGTACGTTGAATCGATTAAAGCTGATGTGAATTGGTTAGGTTTCCAATGGGATGGCGATATTTGCTATTCATCTAATTACTTTGATGCATTATATGGTTATGCGGTTGAGCTCATTGAAAAGGGCTTAGCTTATGTTGACGAATTGTCCCCAGATGAAATTCGTGAATACCGTGGCACACTGAAAGAGCCGGGTAAAAATAGCCCTTATCGCGATCGTAGTGTTGAAGAAAACTTAGCATTATTTGAGAAAATGCGTAATGGTGAGTTCGAAGAGGGTAAAGCCTGTCTTCGTGCCAAGATTGATATGGCATCGTCGTTCATTGTTATGCGTGATCCAGTCCTTTACCGCGTGCGTTTTATTGAGCATCATCAAACGGGTGATAAGTGGTGCATTTATCCAATGTACGACTTCACGCATTGTATTTCTGATGCGCTAGAAGGCATTACTCATTCATTATGTACGCTTGAATTCCAAGATAACCGCCGTCTATATGATTGGGTTTTGGAAAATATCACGATTGATTGTCAGCCGCATCAGTATGAGTTTAGCCGCTTAAACCTTGAATACACAGTGATGTCTAAGCGTAAGTTGAACCAGTTGGTAACTGAAAAGTTAGTAAATGGTTGGGATGATCCACGTATGCCTACCATTTCTGGTTTACGTCGTCGTGGTTTTACTCCGAATTCTATCCGTGAGTTTTGTTCACGTATTGGTGTGACAAAGCAAGACAACATGATTGAGTTCAGCTCTTTAGAAGCCTGTATTCGTGAAGATCTCAATGAAAATGCAGCGCGTGCGATGGCGGTGCTCGATCCGGTTAAAGTAGTGATTGAAAACTTTGATGGGGAAGAGACACTAACGATTGCTAATCATCCAAACAAACCAGAAATGGGCTCACGTGAAGTGCCGTTCACAAAAGAAGTTTGGATCGAAGCAGATGACTTCCGTGAAGAAGCAAACAAAAAATACAAGCGTTTAGTGCTAGGTAAAGAAGTACGTTTGCGTGGTGCTTATGTGATTCAAGCAAACCGCATTGAAAAAGACAGCGATGGCAATGTGACAACTATTTACTGTACTTATGATCCTGAAACATTAGGGAAAAACCCTGCTGATGGACGTAAAGTAAAAGGTGTGATTCATTGGGTATCAGCATCTAAAGGTGTGGAAGCCGATGTGCGTCTATATGATCGCTTGTTTACTGTACCAAACCCAGCGGCTGCGGATGACTTTGCTGCAACCATCAACCCAGATTCACTTATTGTGAAGAAGGCGTATGTAGAGCCTAGTCTTGCTAACGCGGAAGCAGGTGTCGGTTTCCAATTTGAACGTACGGGTTATTTCTGTCTTGATTCAAAAGATTCCACACCAGAACATTTAGTGTTTAACCGTACGGTTGGTCTACGTGATACTTGGGCTAAAATAGACAACCAAGATTAG
- the fcrX gene encoding ferric iron uptake transcriptional regulator FcrX has translation MPDNNQALKEAGLKVTLPRLKILEVLQQPDCQHISAEDLYKKLIDLGEEIGLATVYRVLNQFDDAGIVTRHHFEGGKSVFELSTQHHHDHLVCLDCGEVIEFSDDLIEERQKEIAAKYNVKLTNHSLYLYGRCADGNCKTDKNPHKTQ, from the coding sequence ATGCCAGATAACAACCAAGCTCTAAAGGAAGCAGGCCTAAAAGTCACCTTACCTCGTCTAAAGATTTTAGAGGTATTGCAACAACCAGACTGCCAACATATCAGTGCAGAGGATCTATACAAAAAACTGATCGATCTTGGTGAAGAAATTGGTCTTGCAACCGTTTACCGTGTTTTAAACCAATTCGATGATGCAGGTATCGTCACCCGTCACCACTTTGAAGGTGGAAAGTCAGTTTTTGAACTGTCAACCCAACACCATCACGACCATTTGGTTTGCCTAGATTGCGGTGAAGTGATTGAGTTTTCTGATGACCTAATTGAAGAGCGTCAGAAAGAAATTGCAGCGAAATACAACGTCAAACTAACAAACCACAGCCTGTACTTGTATGGCCGCTGTGCTGATGGTAACTGCAAAACAGACAAAAATCCGCACAAAACTCAATAA
- the fldA gene encoding flavodoxin FldA codes for MASVGLFFGSDTGNTEAVAKMIQKELGKQLVHVQDIAKSSKEDIDNFDLLLLGIPTWYYGESQCDWDDFFPELEAIDFSTKLVAIFGCGDQEDYAEYFCDAMGTIRDIVEAKGGTIIGYWPTEGYEFEASKALVDDDNFIGLCIDEDRQPELTEERVKTWSKQIYDEMCLAELAD; via the coding sequence ATGGCAAGTGTAGGACTCTTCTTTGGTAGTGACACAGGTAACACTGAAGCCGTTGCTAAAATGATTCAAAAAGAACTCGGCAAGCAACTGGTACATGTGCAAGACATTGCAAAAAGCAGCAAAGAAGATATTGATAACTTTGACCTATTACTACTCGGTATCCCGACTTGGTACTACGGTGAATCACAATGTGATTGGGACGACTTCTTCCCAGAATTAGAAGCTATCGATTTCTCAACCAAACTTGTTGCTATTTTCGGCTGTGGTGACCAAGAAGATTACGCAGAATACTTCTGTGATGCGATGGGCACTATTCGTGATATCGTAGAAGCCAAAGGAGGAACCATCATCGGTTACTGGCCAACAGAAGGTTATGAATTTGAAGCGTCAAAAGCCTTAGTCGATGACGACAACTTCATTGGCTTATGTATTGATGAAGACCGCCAGCCAGAATTGACAGAAGAACGCGTCAAAACATGGTCAAAACAAATTTATGATGAAATGTGTCTGGCAGAATTAGCCGATTAA
- a CDS encoding DUF2788 domain-containing protein, whose protein sequence is MLYEHINTIESLGLDLFFASLFLLIGLAIKDVLKQGNVPVFGRRIVWLVLFLGCAGFIAKGLIQVSWEGTGLG, encoded by the coding sequence ATGCTTTACGAACATATCAATACCATTGAATCTCTAGGCTTAGATCTGTTTTTTGCATCGCTATTTTTGCTGATTGGCTTGGCCATTAAAGATGTTTTAAAACAAGGTAATGTTCCTGTATTTGGTCGTCGCATTGTATGGCTTGTTTTATTTTTAGGTTGCGCAGGTTTTATCGCAAAGGGCTTAATTCAAGTCAGTTGGGAAGGCACCGGTTTAGGGTAA